From Callospermophilus lateralis isolate mCalLat2 chromosome 5, mCalLat2.hap1, whole genome shotgun sequence, a single genomic window includes:
- the C5H1orf35 gene encoding multiple myeloma tumor-associated protein 2 — MFGSSRGGVRGGQDQFNWEDVKTDKQRENYLGNSLMAPVGRWQKGRDLTWYAKDRAPREGPSREEELAAVREAEREALLAALGYKNVRKQPTGLSKEDFVEICKREGGDPEEKGVDRLLGLGSASGSAGRVALSREDKEAAKLGLSVFTHHRVDSSSPGTCPASRRRPRTEEEAEPSTESHKKSKKEKKKKKKKKHKKQKMKKDKESKKEVDASSSSPSPVRSGRQRHDSDSSSPCCKRRKRGHSRDSGRSPSYRRQDRGSDA; from the exons ATGTTCGGCTCCAGCCGTGGCGGCGTGCGCGGCGGACAGGACCAGTTCAACTGGGAGGACGTGAAGACCGACAAGCAGAGGGAGAACTACTTGGGCAACTCGCTGATGGCGCCCGTGGGCCGCTGGCAGAAGGGCCGCGACCTCACCTGGTACGCCAAGGATCGTGCACCGCGCGAGGGACCGAGCCGTGAGGAGGAGCTGGCTGCCGTGCGGGAGGCGGAGCGCGAGGCGCTGCTCGCCGCCCT TGGCTACAAGAACGTGAGGAAACAGCCCACAGGCCTGAGCAAGGAG GACTTCGTGGAGATCTGCAAGCGGGAGGGAGGCGACCCCGAGGAGAAGGGTGTGGACCGGCTGCTGGGGCTGGGCAGCGCCAG TGGTTCCGCCGGCCGCGTGGCACTGTCCCGGGAGGACAAGGAGGCTGCCAAGCTGGGGCTGTCGGTGTTCACG CATCACCGCGTGGACAGCAGCAGCCCGGGCACCTGTCCAGCTTCCAGGAGGAGGCCGCGCACGGAGGAGGAGGCTGAGCCGAG CACTGAGAGCCACAAGAAAagcaagaaggagaagaagaaaaagaaaaagaaaaaacataagaAACAGAAGATGAAGAAAGACAAGGAGTCCAAGAAAGAGGTTGATGCCTCTTCCTCATCCCCTTCTCCTGTTCG ATCTGGGCGCCAGAGGCATGATTCTGACTCCTCTTCCCCTTGctgcaagaggaggaagcggggacaTAGCAGGGACAGTGGAAGGAGCCCATCCTACAGACGTCAGGACCGAGGCTCTGATGCTTGA
- the Arf1 gene encoding ADP-ribosylation factor 1 has translation MGNIFANLFKGLFGKKEMRILMVGLDAAGKTTILYKLKLGEIVTTIPTIGFNVETVEYKNISFTVWDVGGQDKIRPLWRHYFQNTQGLIFVVDSNDRERVNEAREELMRMLAEDELRDAVLLVFANKQDLPNAMNAAEITDKLGLHSLRHRNWYIQATCATSGDGLYEGLDWLSNQLRNQK, from the exons ATGGGGAATATCTTTGCAAACCTCTTCAAGGGCCTTTTTGGCAAAAAAGAAATGCGCATCCTCATGGTGGGCCTGGATGCTGCAGGGAAGACGACAATTCTCTACAAACTGAAGCTGGGTGAAATTGTGACCACTATTCCCACCATAG GTTTTAATGTGGAGACCGTTGAGTACAAGAATATCAGCTTCACTGTGTGGGACGTGGGTGGCCAAGACAAGATCCGGCCACTATGGCGCCACTACTTCCAGAACACCCAAG GCTTGATCTTTGTGGTGGACAGCAATGACAGAGAGCGTGTGAATGAGGCCCGCGAGGAGCTCATGAGGATGCTGGCTGAGGATGAGCTGCGGGACGCTGTCCTCCTGGTGTTTGCCAACAAGCAG GACCTCCCAAATGCCATGAACGCAGCCGAAATCACAGACAAGCTGGGGCTGCACTCGCTACGTCACAGGAACTGGTACATTCAGGCCACCTGTGCCACCAGCGGGGACGGGCTCTATGAAGGACTGGACTGGCTGTCCAATCAGCTCCGGAACCAGAAGTGA
- the Mrpl55 gene encoding large ribosomal subunit protein mL55 codes for MAAVGNLLGLLQQSAVKAAAPRLCCLHTSSWLADSSRAVLTRLHRQAYARVYPVLLVKQDGSTIHIRYREPRRLLTMPLDLDTLSPEERRTRFRKREAQLRHKEEEPEFADDFDTERYRQFWIKTKK; via the exons ATGGCGGCTGTGGGCAACCTGCTTGG CCTGCTCCAACAGAGTGCTGTGAAGGCAGCTGCCCCTAGGCTCTGCTGCCTGCACACATCTTCCTGGCTGGCTGACAGCAGCAGGGCTGTGCTCACTCGCCTACATCGCCAGGCCTATGCACGCGTCTACCCAGTGCTGCTGGTCAAGCAGGACGGCTCCACCATCCACATCCGCTACAGAGAGCCACGGCGCTTGCTGACA ATGCCCTTAGACCTGGACACCCTGTCTCCTGAGGAGCGCCGGACCAGGTTCCGGAAACGAGAGGCTCAGCTCAGACACAAGGAGGAAGAACCAGAGTTTGCTGATGACTTTGACACAGAGCGTTACAGACAGTTTTGGATCAAGACTAAGAAGTGA